In Stigmatopora argus isolate UIUO_Sarg chromosome 10, RoL_Sarg_1.0, whole genome shotgun sequence, the following proteins share a genomic window:
- the LOC144083310 gene encoding LOW QUALITY PROTEIN: sodium channel regulatory subunit beta-2-like (The sequence of the model RefSeq protein was modified relative to this genomic sequence to represent the inferred CDS: inserted 2 bases in 1 codon) has translation MRPTTKGYRHCQPCPASKHMMFFFVFVFTPNAIFALFSTRHHFCEGVKRVXASRTAAMCLSALGERRFDARLVLLLLMIMLSVSGCLSMDVIMPNKINAKNGSDIKIPCTFTSCYKIDTKKFIMNWTYHESINDTEQMFLAYDKKKGMVTLLPERFGDRVVFTGNLEKNDLSITLSDVQEEDEGIYNCYVINPPDRIHGHGSIKLNVLTKLPPLRDSTIAVAIGASVGGALALLILSMVVVKFLRHHLKHDLTSEEKMEEEGKLEPEGDAEEGPK, from the exons ATGAGACCAACCACAAAAGGCTACAGACACTGCCAGCCATGTCCTGCCTCTAAAcatatgatgttttttttcgtcTTTGTATTCACCCCAAACGctatttttgctcttttttctaCCAGACATCATTTTTGTGAAGGCGTAAAACGTGT TGCTTCCCGAACAGCGGCCATGTGTCTTAGTGCGCTGGGAGAGAGAAGGTTTGATGCTCGGCTGGTGCTGCTGTTGCTCATGATAATGCTCTCGGTCTCCG GTTGTTTAAGCATGGATGTTATTATGcccaataaaataaatgcaaagaATGGATCAGATATCAAAATCCCATGCACTTTTACTTCCTGCTACAAGATAGACACAAAGAAATTTATCATGAACTGGACTTACCATGAATCAATCAACGATACTGAACAAATG TTTTTGGCATATGACAAGAAAAAAGGAATGGTGACCTTGCTGCCAGAACGGTTTGGAGACAGGGTAGTGTTTACAGGGAACCTGGAAAAGAATGATCTGTCAATCACCCTATCAGATGTacaagaagaagatgagggaaTTTATAACTGTTATGTGATAAATCCTCCAGATCGCATACATGGTCATGGGTCCATAAAGCTCAACGTCTTAACTAAAC ttCCCCCACTGAGAGACTCAACGATTGCGGTTGCGATCGGTGCATCAGTGGGTGGAGCGCTTGCTCTCCTCATCCTGTCCATGGTGGTCGTGAAATTTCTTCGTCATCATCTGAAACACGATCTGACCTCAGAGGAAAAAATGGAGGAGGAGGGGAAATTAGAGCCTGAAGGTGACGCAGAAGAGGGACCAAAGTAA